From a region of the Zingiber officinale cultivar Zhangliang chromosome 4B, Zo_v1.1, whole genome shotgun sequence genome:
- the LOC121975434 gene encoding probable LRR receptor-like serine/threonine-protein kinase At4g37250, translated as MTSQCRILALFFSSLFLFFEELVALSEDGVLLLQFKYSVVDPLEALGDWNYDDPTPCAWSGVICMGFLDAGASGSATADAAAAATSRVVGLVLPNSELAGSLPPELGLIRHLRHLELSGNALNGSLPQSIFNSSELRVLSLANNDFSGELPPGGFGGRAEYVNLSANFINGSLPPNLGGQSLLYLNLSRNHISGTIPPELASGIPANSTVDLAFNDLSGEIPQTGVFATQKPEAFAGNFQLCGKPLENLCTIPSTLSSPPNSTTGTPLDRPPAFAAMPENAADRTPTAGGGQRGLRPAVIIAIAVGGMAGIGFLCAMFYYIYYMKMKNREEQHRQLQQGNAVALGMNKQHSPPPPQPSSELRGFSWLFCCLKGKDDEEEEDSEESSTSSDPEAEEETRNGAEKVSSGRTPQQPGATLVTVDGETELELETLLKASAYILAASGSSIVYKAVLADGTALAVRRIGQSSTIDKLKDFEARVRSIAQLRHPNLLRLRGFYWSADEKLLIHEYAPNGSLANISFSTKRQSSSPFHLSWESRLRIARGLARGLAYLHEKKSVHGNLNPSNILLDADMEPKIADLGLERLLSGEGGGGGYRLGTSSRLFGSKRSLQWQGILPELSPPAPAVASPCASSSAASAVYQAPEFLKNLKPSVKWDVYSFGAVLLEVLAGRVVSEEEVDEWNAGGLVTEERHRVVRMADPAVRGEAEGKEDAMTSCFRLGFACCAAAPQRRPAMKEAVQVLEKLPPPPPSSLS; from the exons ATGACCTCCCAATGCAGAATTCTTGCTctgttcttctcttctctttttctcttcttcgagGAATTGGTCGCTCTCAGCGAGGACGGCGTGCTGCTGTTGCAGTTCAAGTATTCCGTCGTCGACCCCCTTGAAGCACTCGGCGACTGGAACTACGACGACCCCACGCCCTGCGCGTGGAGTGGAGTCATTTGCATGGGCTTCCTGGACGCCGGCGCCAGCGGCAGTGCAACGGCTGACGCCGCCGCAGCCGCCACGTCGAGAGTCGTCGGGTTGGTGCTTCCCAATTCTGAGCTCGCCGGTAGCTTGCCGCCGGAGCTTGGCCTCATCAGGCACCTCCGCCACCTCGAGCTCTCCGGCAATGCCCTTAATGGAAGTCTCCCGCAGTCCATCTTCAACTCGTCGGAGCTGCGCGTGCTGTCGTTGGCCAACAATGATTTTTCCGGCGAGCTCCCGCCGGGCGGGTTCGGCGGTCGGGCGGAGTACGTGAACTTAAGCGCTAACTTCATTAACGGCTCTTTGCCGCCGAACCTGGGAGGGCAGAGCCTCCTGTATTTGAACTTATCGCGCAACCATATCTCCGGCACAATCCCGCCGGAGCTGGCATCGGGAATCCCGGCCAACTCCACCGTGGATCTCGCGTTCAATGATCTCTCCGGAGAGATCCCGCAGACGGGAGTGTTCGCCACGCAGAAGCCGGAGGCGTTCGCCGGGAATTTCCAACTCTGTGGGAAGCCGCTCGAGAACCTCTGCACGATCCCATCCACCCTCTCCAGTCCCCCCAATTCGACGACGGGGACGCCACTGGATCGTCCTCCAGCCTTCGCGGCGATGCCGGAGAACGCTGCGGACAGGACGCCTACAGCCGGCGGCGGGCAACGGGGGCTTCGCCCTGCGGTAATCATAGCGATCGCCGTTGGAGGTATGGCTGGAATTGGATTTCTCTGCGCCATGTTTTATTACATATACTACATGAAAATGAAGAACAGAGAGGAACAACATCGACAGCTGCAACAGGGAAACGCAGTGGCTCTTGGCATGAATAAGCAAcattcgccgccgccgccgcagccGTCATCGGAATTGAGAGGATTTAGTTGGCTCTTCTGCTGTTTAAAGGGAAAGgacgatgaggaagaagaagacagcgaagagtCGTCGACCTCCTCTGACCCAGAAGCCGAGGAAGAGACAAGAAACGGAGCGGAGAAAGTCAGCAGCGGAAGAACACCACAGCAACCGGGTGCCACTCTCGTCACCGTCGATGGAGAGACGGAGCTGGAGCTGGAGACCCTTCTCAAAGCCTCGGCCTACATACTCGCCGCCTCGGGGTCGAGTATCGTCTACAAGGCGGTGCTCGCAGATGGCACAGCCCTGGCCGTCCGGCGAATCGGCCAGAGCAGCACCATCGACAAGCTCAAGGACTTCGAGGCTCGGGTACGCAGCATCGCCCAGCTCCGCCACCCGAACCTCCTCCGCCTCCGGGGATTCTACTGGAGCGCCGATGAGAAGCTCCTGATCCATGAGTACGCCCCCAACGGCAGCTTAGCCAACATTTCATTCAGCACCA AGAGGCAGAGTTCGTCGCCGTTCCACTTGAGCTGGGAATCGCGGCTCCGGATCGCGCGGGGCCTGGCGCGAGGCCTCGCCTACCTCCACGAGAAGAAGAGCGTGCACGGAAATCTGAATCCGAGCAACATCCTTCTGGACGCGGACATGGAGCCAAAGATTGCCGACTTAGGCCTCGAACGCCTTCTCTCCGGcgaaggcggcggcggcggataCCGCCTGGGCACGTCGTCGCGGCTGTTCGGCAGCAAGAGGTCATTGCAGTGGCAGGGAATTTTACCGGAGCTTTCGCCTCCGGCGCCGGCGGTAGCCAGTCCGTGCGCGTCCTCCTCCGCCGCGTCGGCGGTGTACCAGGCCCCGGAGTTTCTGAAGAATCTGAAGCCGAGCGTGAAGTGGGACGTGTACTCGTTCGGGGCGGTGCTGCTGGAGGTGCTGGCGGGGAGGGTAGTGTcggaggaggaggtggacgaGTGGAACGCCGGGGGGTTGGTGACGGAGGAAAGACACAGGGTGGTGAGGATGGCGGATCCGGCTGTGAGGGGGGAGGCGGAGGGGAAGGAGGATGCGATGACGAGCTGCTTCAGGCTCGGGTTCGCTTGCTGCGCAGCGGCGCCGCAAAGAAGGCCGGCGATGAAGGAGGCAGTTCAAGTGCTGGAGaaattaccacctcctcctccgtccTCTCTTTCCTAA